A stretch of DNA from Deltaproteobacteria bacterium:
CAGGGAGGAGGAAAGCTCACGGACGAGGGCCGGGTCCGGGGCGAGCAGGTTCCACTCCCGTTCGACCGGCCCCCTCAACGCGCCTCCCCGGTCACCTCTTCACTTCGGTCATCTTCTCGCCCCGCCACAGGGCCACCACCGGACTGGCGACGAAGATGGACGAGTAGGTGCCGATCAGGATTCCGATCGCCAGCGCCAGCGCGAAATTGTGCAGCACGATCCCGCCGAAGACGAGCAGGGAGACCGTCGCGATGAAAACGGTCAGCGAGGTGACGATGGTGCGGCTCAAGACCTCGTTCACGCTGAGGTTGATCGTCTCGGAGAACGTTCCTTTCTTCCGGAGCCGGACGTTCTCCCGGATCCGGTCGAACACGACGACCGTATCCGTCAGGGAGTAGCCGCCGATGGTCAGCAGCGCCGTGATGAACAGCAGGTCCTTCTCGATGCCGAAGATGTAGAAGATTCCGACCATCGCGAAGATGTCGTGGAAGGTCGCGATCGCCGCCGCCACGCCGAACTTGAATTCGAACCGCCAGGCGAGGTACACGATGATCGCCAGCGCCGAGACCGCGAGGGCCAGCGCGGCGTCCTGGCGAAGCTTGTGCCCGATCGCCGGCCCGATCTCGGAGACGCTCTCCACGACGAACGGGTTCGACGGAAAGGAGCTCTTCAGCAGATTCACGATGGGGTCCGCGACCATCTTCTCCTCGGAGTTGGCGCCTGCCCGAAGCTTGATCAGGAGAATGTTCTCGCCCGGCACCCCCTGGAGCGTCGCCTCCTTGTGTCCCGCCTTCGCCAGGATCCCCCGGACCTCGTCCATCGCGATCGGCTTCTGGAACTTGAGCTGCATCGAGGTGCCGCCGGCCAGGTCGATTCCCAGGTTCGCCTGCCCGCGATACACCTGCACGGTGCCGAAAAGCCCGAGGAGCGTAAGGGCGGCGGAGACGGCGAAAGCGTATTTCTTCAATGACATGAAGTCGATCCGGGTGTTCTTGACGAGCTCTATCATCGCGCGGATTCTCCGGTCCCTTTATATGCTCAGCGTCTGCATCGGTTTCTTCGCGTTCAGGTAGTCGAACACGACCTTGGTGCACACCAGCGCCGTGAACAGGTTGATCGCCACGCCCATCGACAGCGACACGGCGAACCCCTTGATCGGGCCGGTGCCGAACTGGAACAGGATCACCGCGGTGATCAGCGTGGTCACGTGGGAATCCACCACGGTCCAGAACGCCTTGTCGTACCCCGCGTCGATCGCGGCGCGGACCGTCTTCTTCGCGCGGAGCTCCTCGCGGATCCGCTCGAAGATCAGGACGTTCGAGTCGACCGCCATGCCGATCGCGAGGATGATCCCCGCGATGCCGGGAAGGGTGAGCGTCGCCGAGAAGGCGGCCATGCCGGCCAGGAGGAAGAGGATGTTGAAGACCAGGGCGAAGTCGGCCACCAGCCCCGCGAACCGGTAGTAGAGCGCCATGAACAGCACGACCAGGAGGGCGCCGATCAGCGCGGCGCGGATCCCCTTCTGAATCGAATCCGCGCCCAGCGACGGGCCGATGGAGACGTTCTGGATCACCTTGACCGGCGCGGGGAGCGAGCCGGCCCGCAGGACGATCGCCAGGTCGGACGCCTCGTCCGCCGTGAAGTTCCCGGTGATCTGGGCCTCCCCGCCCGAGATCCGCTCCTGGATCACCGGAGCGGAGTAGATCGTGTCGTCGAGCACGATCGCCAGGCGCCGCTTCACGTTTTCGGCGGTCACGCGGTCGAAGACCTTGGCGCCCCGGGAGTCGAACGACAGGGACACGTAGGCGCCCCCCGCCTGGTTGCCGAAGTTCACCTTCGCCGTCTTGATCGTGTCGCCCGTGAGCAGCGCCCGCCGCTTCACCAGCATCGGGGTCTTCGTCGCGCGGCCCGTCTGCGGGTCCACCGACTTCTGGTAGAGGAGCTGGGAATCCTCGGGGACGCTCCCCTTCGTCGCCTCATCGAGGCTCGCGCCCTCGTCCACCAGCTTGAACTCGAGGAGCGCCGTCTTGCCGACGAGCTCGATGGCCCGCTGCTGGTCCTTCACGCCCGGAA
This window harbors:
- the secD gene encoding protein translocase subunit SecD gives rise to the protein MWKSITWRVTLIAVLTAVSIVVLAPSLTDSLPGTWKEKMPRINLGLDLQGGVFLRLAVEIDKAIENTILRYADDARSVCREKGLPVLSFQKAGADGFSFRFPPGDFAARAQATLKEEFPSLEVSLGEVKADGASVTARMKPAEVQAIRTNAVVQGVETIRNRIDQFGVTEPQIIAEGEDRIVVQLPGVKDQQRAIELVGKTALLEFKLVDEGASLDEATKGSVPEDSQLLYQKSVDPQTGRATKTPMLVKRRALLTGDTIKTAKVNFGNQAGGAYVSLSFDSRGAKVFDRVTAENVKRRLAIVLDDTIYSAPVIQERISGGEAQITGNFTADEASDLAIVLRAGSLPAPVKVIQNVSIGPSLGADSIQKGIRAALIGALLVVLFMALYYRFAGLVADFALVFNILFLLAGMAAFSATLTLPGIAGIILAIGMAVDSNVLIFERIREELRAKKTVRAAIDAGYDKAFWTVVDSHVTTLITAVILFQFGTGPIKGFAVSLSMGVAINLFTALVCTKVVFDYLNAKKPMQTLSI
- the secF gene encoding protein translocase subunit SecF, translated to MELVKNTRIDFMSLKKYAFAVSAALTLLGLFGTVQVYRGQANLGIDLAGGTSMQLKFQKPIAMDEVRGILAKAGHKEATLQGVPGENILLIKLRAGANSEEKMVADPIVNLLKSSFPSNPFVVESVSEIGPAIGHKLRQDAALALAVSALAIIVYLAWRFEFKFGVAAAIATFHDIFAMVGIFYIFGIEKDLLFITALLTIGGYSLTDTVVVFDRIRENVRLRKKGTFSETINLSVNEVLSRTIVTSLTVFIATVSLLVFGGIVLHNFALALAIGILIGTYSSIFVASPVVALWRGEKMTEVKR